The nucleotide sequence ATAAACTGGCTACTGAGTGTATCTCTATTATGTGTAGGAATACTTTGGGaacaaattaaaatcacttggatctgatttgctggtgtttttataGTCTTTTCTGTCCAACAAATCACCcaccaccagttggggaaccctgtccTAGTGCCTACCTGGTAGGAGTGCTCAGAGTGGACCTGCCCGAAGCACCCTGGGATGGAGGGGGCAGACTGGCTGAGCTGGCTGGGCCGGGGATTCACTTCTGTTGGGGAGTCTCCTCCAGCTCCTGCTCCTACCCCTGGTTCTCCTGGTCCTACCCCAGAGGTAgaggggctggagggggaggCACAGGCCACCCAGGGGGTGCTGGTGCTAGTGGTAGGGATAGGGGTGTGGGTGGAGACCCCAGGAGGTGGGGTGAGGGGCTGCAGCTCCCGCTGGTGGATCTCTGTGTAGTAGAAGTCCTCCTCGCTGCGGGAGCAACGCTCATGCTCAACACTCTGGCTGTGGAAGGGAAAACACATATGGTACATAGATTAATgcaactgttgtttttttgtattcttCTGCCACTACCACTGCTAGTAGAAGCACTCCCACATTCTAACAATACAAGTATTTTATAAAGCTTTGTGGATACACAATTGGAAATGTAATTGTCACTTACCCCAGGTGCAGGGTACGGATGTGACGTTTCATCCCCACGACAGACGTCAGAATCTTCCCACAGTTGGGCCACAGACACCTGTAGGCCAGCTTCACTGAGTTCTGGAGAGAGGGAACACAAGTTCACAGTTAAGCGAGGTTGATGGAACTGACTCAACTCTAAATGAAGAACAAATAGATAATAGCTAATGTGTTTGCCAGTCAATTCTGGTCAATTTTAGCAAGGTTATTTCCGTGACTACCCTACTCACCCTGCGTTTCCGTGGCGCAGGCTCATCAAACAGCACCTGCTCCAGCTCCATGTCCAATCCCTCATCAGTGGGCGTGGCCAGGCTGTgaccttctgtctctgtgtttggcgGAGATGGGGCCGGGCTTCTGTAGCCACGGTCACAGCTCCAgtagccactgctgctgctgtctgAGAGTTCCCCAGCCCCGCACTCCATGCCAGTAGAACCtgctgtgtacacacacacacacacataattagATTAGACCTGCAATGATTAATGACAAATGTACAGGAAAAATATAATTAAGAGCTTATCAATCAATTAATATGTCAATGAATTACCTAtgactgtgtctctgtgaggTGGGCTCTGAACAACAGGGCTGCAGGACAGGCTGGTCAGAACGAGGGCTGCCATCATCTCATCCATATCCACTGACTCTGGACTCCTGGAGCAggaagaaaggggagagggattaggtacacagacagacggacggacggacggacggacggacggacagacagacagacagacagacagacagacagacagacagacagacagacagacagacagacagacagacataaacacacacatacccaaccCTTACATccccacactacattacactattCTTACCTccccacactacattacactattCTTACCTccacacactacattacactatcCTTACCTccacacactacattacactatcCTTACCTccccacactacattacactacccttacctccccacactacattacactacccttacctccacattacattacactaccctTACTTCCCCACACTACATTATACAATCCCCGTACCTCcccacattacattacactaccctTACCTCCCCACATTACACTATCCTTACCTCCCCACATTACACTATCCTTACCTCCCCACATTACACTACCCTTACCTCCCCACATTACACTATCCTTACCTCTCCACATTACACTACCCTTACCTCCCCACATTACACTATCCTTACCTCCCCACATTACACTATCCTTACCTCcccacattacattacactaccctTACCTCCCCACATTACACTATCCTTACCTCCCCACATTACACTATCCTTACCTCCCCACATTACACTATCCTTACCTCCCCACATTATATTAAACTCCCCTTACTTCCCCACACTAGATTATACTACCCTTACCTCCCCACACTGCATTACACTATTCTTACCTCCccacactacattatactacccttacctccccacactacattatactacccttacctccccacactacattacactacccttacctccccacactacattacactacccttacctccccacactacattatactactcttacctccccacactacattacactactcttaCCTCCCCACATTACACTACCCTACCTCCACACATTACACTATCCTTACCTCCCCACATTACACTACCCTACCTCCACACATTACACTATCCTTACCTccccacactacattacactacccttacctccccacactacattatactacccttacctccccacactacattacactactcttaCCTCCCCATACTACCCTTACCtcccacactacattacactacccttacctccccacactacattacactacccttACCTCCCCACATTACACTACCCTTACCTCCCCACATTACACTATCCTTACCTCCCCACATTACACTATCCTTACATCCCCACATTACACTACCCTTACCTCCCCACATTACACTACCCTTACCTCCCCACATTACACTATCCTTACCTCACCACATTACACTACCCTTACCTCCCCACATTACACTATCCTTACCTCCCCACATTACACTATCCTTACCTCCCCACATTACACTATCCTTACCTCCCCACATTACACTACCCTTACCTCCCCACATTACACTATCCTTACCTCCCCACATTACACTATCCTTACCTCCCCACATTATATTAAACTCCCCTTACTTCCCCACACTAGATTATACTACCCTTACCTCCCCACACTGCATTACACTATTCTTACCTccccacactacattacactacccttacctccccacactacattatactactcttacctccccacactacattacactactcttaCCTCCCCACATTACACTACCCTACCTCCACACATTACACTATCCTTACCTCCCCACATTACACTACCCTACCTCCACACATTACACTATCCTTACCTccccacactacattacactacccttacctccccacactacattatactacccttacctccccacactacattacactactcttaCCTCCCCATACTACCCTTACCtcccacactacattacactacccttacctccccacactacattacactacccttACCTCCCCACATTACACTACCCTTACCTCCCCACATTACACTATCCTTACCTCCCCACATTACACTATCCTTACATCCCCACATTACACTACCCTTACCTCCCCACATTACACTACCCTTACCTCCCCACATTACACTATCCTTACCTCTCCACATTACACTACCCTTACCTCCCCACATTACACTATCCTTACCTCCCCACATTACACTATCCTTACCTCCCCACATTACACTATCCTTACCTCCCCACATTACACTACCCTTACCTCCCCACATTACACTATCCTTACCTCCCCACATTACACTATCCTTACCTCCCCACATTATATTAAACTCCCCTTACTTCCCCACACTAGATTATACTACCCTTACCTCCCCACACTGCATTACACTATTCTTACCTCCccacactacattatactacccttacctccccacactacattatactacccttacctccccacactacattacactacccttacctccccacactacattacactacccttacctccccacactacattatactacccttacctccccacactacattacactacccttacctccccacactacattatactacccttacctccccacactacattacactactcttaCCTCCCCACATTACACTACCCTACCTCCACACATTACGCTATCCTTACCTCCCCACATTACACTACCCTACCTCCACACATTACACTATCCTTACCTccccacactacattacactacccttACCTCCCCACACTACGTTATACTACCCTTACCTccccacactacattacactactcttaCCTCCCCATACTACCCTTACCtcccacactacattacactacccttacctccccacactacattatactacccTTACCtcccacactacattacactacccttacctccccacactacattacactacccttACCCCCccacactacattatactacccTTACCtcccacactacattacactaccctACCTCCCCACATTACACTACCCTACCGCCACACATTACACTATCCTTACCTCCCCACATTACACTACCCTACCTCCACACATTATACTATCCTTACCTccccacactacattacactacccttacctccccacactacattacactacccttacctcccacactacattacactacccttacctcccacactacattacactacccttACCTCCCCACATTACACTACCCTACCTCCACACATTACACTACCCTTACCTccccacactacattacactacccttacctcccacactacattatactacccTTACCTCCCCACATTACACTACCCTACCTCCACACATTACACTATCCTTACCTCCCCACATTACACTATCCTTACCTCCCCACATTACACTATCCTTACCTCCCCACATTATATTAAACTCCCCTTACTTCCCCACACTAGATTATACTACCCTTACCTCCCCACACTGCATTACACTATTCTTACCTCCccacactacattatactacccttacctccccacactacattatactacccttacctccccacactacattacactacccttacctccccacactacattacactacccttACCTCCCCACACTACGTTATACTACCCTTACCTccccacactacattacactactcttaCCTCCCCATACTACCCTTACCtcccacactacattacactacccttacctccccacactacattatactacccTTACCtcccacactacattacactacccttacctccccacactacattacactacccttaccccccacactacattatactacccTTACCtcccacactacattacactaccctACCTCCCCACATTACACTACCCTACCGCCACACATTACACTATCCTTACCTCCCCACATTACACTACCCTACCTCCACACATTACACTATCCTTACCTccccacactacattacactacccttacctccccacactacattacactacccttacctcccacactacattacactacccttacctcccacactacattacactacccttACCTCCCCACATTACACTACCCTACCTCCACACATTACACTACCCTTACCTccccacactacattacactacccttacctcccacactacattatactacccTTACCTCCCCACATTACACTACCCTACCTCCACACATTACACTACCCTTACCTCCACACACTGTGTTACGCTACCCTTACCtcccacactacattacactacccttacctccacacactacattacactacccttacctccccacactacattacactacccttacctccacacactacattacactacccttacctccacacactacattacactacccttacctcccacactacattacactacccttacctccccacactacattacactacccttacctcccacactacattacactacccttacctcccacactacattacactacccttacctccacacactacattacactacccttacctcccacactacattatactacccTTACCTccacacactacattacactacccttacctcccacactacattacactacccttacctccacacactacattacactacccttacctccccacactacattacactacccttacctccccacactacattatactacccttacctccccacactacattacactacccttacctccacacactacattacactacccttacctccacacactacattacactacccttacctccacacactacattacactaaccTTACCTCCACAGactacattacactacccttacctccacacactacattacactacccttacctccacacactacattatactacccTTACCTCCCTACATTACACTATCCTTACCTccccacactacattacactacccttacctccacacactacattatactacccttccctccctacattACACTATCCTTACCTccacacactacattacactacccttacctccacacactacattaccctacCCTTACCTCCCCACACTACATTAGACTACCCTTACCTccccacactacattacactaaccTTACCtccatacactacattacactacccttACCTCCTGGGCACATTGGGAACATCGATGCAGGAGGACACTTGGTATGGTTTGCTTGTGCTCTGTGTTGCagcaggaggatgaggagggacgGTGGGGGAGGTCCAGACGTCCTGTAGTTTCCTCAGGACATGCTGTCCCAGAGCAGGCAGCAGGATGGCCACCTCATTATCCACATGGTTGTGTTGCTCCACCACCCCTGTGCACTCACGCCCTCCACACAACACATACacctgtggagggagggagggtttagAGACAGTGACATGTTaaatcagggagggagggagggagtgggagggagcgagagagagagagagagagagagagagagagagagagagagggatagagaagtaCAACGACAAGTCAAAAACAACAAGTCAGAGTTAGTGTCAAGCTAGGGGGAGAGTGGTGCGaaagacatagagagaaagaaaaagagagaccgacataaaagaaagagagaaagcgatGCCTTGAGGTAATCGTGCCACTGTGGCCATCAAACAGCCCAGTGGACAAAGGCAGAGTGACAGTGACAGAATGACAGTGGACTGCTGCCCAGCCTGTTCACCTGAGAGAGGAGTGAAATACTGTAGATGAGAAGAGATGGGATAAAGGCCAAGAGATACTGATTTACATCAACACTGAAAACGAGGGAAAGATAAATGggaacagacagtgacagacagacacattggcTGTTTTTCTCTCAAGCAGAAAACAGAAGGCTGAGACCACATGGGGATAGATAcagatcaccctgttgcaggagaactttcctgcaatgcaggaaattgaaaacgtgtagtgtatttgaggtttaggCTTCTGAATTTTGTagtttccactttgaaatttcagacatgattttcccttacgaaaaatgtatcaaccctttcaaaaatgtccattaactAAAGTggtttcctgttgctgcaggattcttaaattggctcaaatgaagatcctacatctgtagtagtTATGAAAAGTTACATAAGAACAGTGCATTCcactttttctccctccctccctctcttctctcacctaCACTCTGTCGATCTAgccccttctctcctctaccctcatccctttcccactctcccttctcaccctctctccctccatcccccttctctccccaccgctccctgtctcccctctccctcaccttctGTCCAGGGTGTAGTTTGTAGTTGAACCTGCTGAGATGCTGGGGCCCTGGTGGTCCCATAGTTGGGCTCCCCACACCCCCCTCAGGGTCCCCGTGGGCCCCTGTCGCCAGTGTGCTCTCCATGGAGGGGCAGGAGGTACACAGCAATGCCCCTAGGGGGGAACGCTTCCCCAGACGAGTCTTGGGTAACATGGTTGGGAGTAACACTTTGTCTGTAGACTCAGAAGATCTATTGAGGTTTGGTTCTCTGGAACAATGGCAAAGACTGGTCGTAGAATAGgacggagtgagagagaggtacagcTGAAAGAGAAGAAACAAGATTGGAGAAAACGTCTTCCGCGATACTTCTGCGATGCGAATTGAATCCAGCCCTTAGAAATTGACCATCTGCTTTCAATACATTATATAACAGAGAAAATCTTTGTGCTCCATTTCCTATTGTATTTCACACTTCAAAGCCCTATAAAGTTGCCTTCATTGACATAGTCATATCTGTCCAGAAGCATGTGTTGATGCCATGAGCCTTGATGGATTGTTTAAATGTGCGGGGAAGGCATTTTTGGTTACATTTTTGAACACCCGTCTCAGACCACAATGTACCCCTCTCCCGTCCTCCTCTCCTTAAAAGCTCTTGGTTGAAATTGCTCCTGATCTTGGATAAGATTACCATATCCGCCAACCCTATCCTTGACCATTAGAGGGATAAaaacaaatttgaccccaaaTCAGTGGGTAGAAGCTACCCCTTTTTTACACCGCCctctgactatatactgtatgtgtagaggCTTGGGATTAGATGGCTCAAGCTAATAAAGCTACAACTAGTGTTGCACGGTATACTGAAATTTCTGTACTTTTTCCGAAACTAGAACACGAAAAACGGTTCGGTACTAGAATATTTGTTACTTTAGGTAtttctgtcaaatgtgtctcaTGGATCAAGCCTGTCTATATCAGTGCAGCCAACACCTTATCATAGCTCACCCTGCCTGCTCCACTTactcactgctagcctgcactgggagtctgagCTGCCTCATGTTAGCTCCACTTactcactgctagcctgcactgggagtctgagctgcatcatgttagctccactcactcactgctagcctgcactgggagtctgagctgcatcatgttagctccacttactcactgctagcctgcactgggagtctgagTTGCCTTATGTTAGCTCCACTcactcactgctagcctgcactgggagtctgatctgcatcatgttagctccactcactcactgctagcctgcactgggagtctgagTTGCCTTATGTTAGCTCCACTcactcactgctagcctgcactgggagtctgggctgcattgTGCTAGCACCACACTCATGCTGCACAGAAGTTAACAGTCTTGGAGAAGGGAGAAATTCGGGGCGTTCCTGCATGTGGTCATTCTCGCATCTGCAGGAACACCTCTTGATACTTGTATTGGTAAATTTTTAAGCTGGGACAGGTGGGGCGTGGGggcgctccagtacagtaggtatcATAAGGGACATAGTCTTTTCACGCTACTTTGATACAAAGTGATTTTagtggcaggttaggagagcattttcGCTAACCGTAACccctttcctaaccttaacc is from Oncorhynchus masou masou isolate Uvic2021 chromosome 32, UVic_Omas_1.1, whole genome shotgun sequence and encodes:
- the LOC135526045 gene encoding zinc finger protein 395-like, whose amino-acid sequence is MLPKTRLGKRSPLGALLCTSCPSMESTLATGAHGDPEGGVGSPTMGPPGPQHLSRFNYKLHPGQKVYVLCGGRECTGVVEQHNHVDNEVAILLPALGQHVLRKLQDVWTSPTVPPHPPAATQSTSKPYQVSSCIDVPNVPRRSPESVDMDEMMAALVLTSLSCSPVVQSPPHRDTVIAGSTGMECGAGELSDSSSSGYWSCDRGYRSPAPSPPNTETEGHSLATPTDEGLDMELEQVLFDEPAPRKRRNSVKLAYRCLWPNCGKILTSVVGMKRHIRTLHLGQSVEHERCSRSEEDFYYTEIHQRELQPLTPPPGVSTHTPIPTTSTSTPWVACASPSSPSTSGVGPGEPGVGAGAGGDSPTEVNPRPSQLSQSAPSIPGCFGQVHSEHSYQATASVQVVASPVSVSSTCRWTKPTSTPQPSQGAPFLVRSVSVGEQWLQQQNAPIRPHPASTSPPRSHWTTRRIRGEAKKCRKVYGIEHRDQWCTACRWKKACQRFLD